Sequence from the Thermus tengchongensis genome:
TGGCCTGGGCATGGCGGCGGCCATCGCGGTGAGCTGGCTGGAGGCCCTCCTCTTCCTCACCGTGCGCCTCGCCTACTTCCCCGACCCCGAGCCCCCAACGCTCAAGGAAGCCTTCCGTTCCCTAAACCTCCTCCCCCAGGACCTCCGCTTCGCCTACCGCAGGGGCTTCCGCACCCCTTTAGGGCTGTTGCTGGGGGGCATGACGGCCTTCCTGCTTTGGCGGCAGGGGCCGCTGTACCTGCTCCTCCTGCCCCTTTACCCAGCCCTCCTGGGGCTCCTGCGGTACCTGGGGCGTTTCCTCTTGGACCTGGCTGGGGCCGCCACCCGCCTCCTTCACGGCCTGGCGGAGGCGGGCCTGAGCCGCCTCACGGAGGCCTACGCCCGCAGCCTGGCCGGCGCCCTGAGGCGCCCCGGCCTGGTCCTTGGGATTGCGGGCCTCGCTTTCTTCTCCATCTTCCCCATCCTGCCCAAGATCCCCTTCAACTTCACCCCCCGCTCCGACACCGGGGTGCTCACCGCCACCCTGCTCCTGCCCAAGGACACGCCCCTGGCGGTGGCGGACCGGGCGGCGCGGACCCTCGAGGCCTATTTCCTCACCCACCCCGCCGTGCTCCGGGTGGTGACCACCGTGGGGGCCAGCGCGGTGGGCGGGGCCCAGGTGGGAGACCCCAGCCGGGTCCAGCTCCAGATCGTCCTCAAGCCCAAAGGGGAACGGCAGGACATTTTCACCCTCACCGAGGCCTTCAACCGGGAGGGAAAAGCCCTTCTGAAGGACTTTCCCGGGGCCGACCTCCGGGTGCTGGCCCAGACGGGCCCCGAAGCTGGGGACGCCGATCTGCAGTTCTTCGTCACCAGTCCCGACCGGGCGCTTTTGGAGAAGCGGGCGCAGGCCATCACCGCCCTCATTGCCGAGAAGCCCTACGTGATGAACGTGAAGAGCACCCTCGAGGCCACCCAGCGGGAGCGGGTCTTCGTCCCCGACCCGGCCAGGCTCGCCGGGACCGGCCTCACCCCCGCGGACCTGGCCCAGGCCCTGAGGCTCTACCTCTCCGGTACCCAGGCGGCCACCGCCCGGCGCTCGGGAGAGGAGTTCCCCGTGGTGGTCCAGGCCGACCCCCTGCGCCTGGGAAACGAGGCCAACCTCCTTTCCCTCCCCGTCTACGCCCCGGCCCTGCAGGCCTTCCTGCCCCTAGGGAGCCTCGGGCGGTTCGTGGAGCGGCCCGGACCCACCCTGATCTCGAGGCGCAACCAAGCCTACGCCGCCGGGATCAACATCAACCTCAAGCCCGACGCCCCTGGGAGCTTCCAGATCCAACGGGAGCTGGAAACGGAGCTTAGGGAAAAAGGCCTCTTGGGCGACGGGGTGGAGCTCATCGCCACCGGCCTGGGCTCCTTCACCGGGGAGCTGGCCCGGCTGGCCCCCCTGGCCTTCCTCCTGGCCCTGGTCCTCAACTATCTGGTCATCGCCAGCCAGTTCAACGCCTGGCGCTACCCCCTCTACCTCCTCCTCCCCGTGCCCCTGGCCCTGGTGGGGGCCTTCTGGCTCACCTACCTACTGGGTACCGGCCTGGACGTGATCAGCGTCCTGGGCGTGGTGATGCTCATCGGGCTGGTGACCAAAAACGCCATCCTCCTTTTGGACTTCGCCGTGAAGCGCATGCGGGAAATGCCCCTGAAGAATGCCCTGGTGGAGGCGGCTAGGCTCCGCCTAAGGCCCATCCTCATGACCACCCTCACCGTGCTCATCATCAGCCTGCCCCTCCTTCTGGGCACGGGAGAAGGAGCGGAGTACCGCAAGCCCCTCGGCGTCATCATCCTGGGGGGGCTTCTCTCCTCCACCCTGCTTACCCTCTTCGTGGTGCCCGCGGCCTTTTATGCCTTTGAACGGCGGCGGGCCCAAGAACCCGTCCTGAGGTGAAGCGTGAGCGCCAAGAAGCTCCTCTTCCTCTTCCTGGCCGCGGCCCTGCTCCTGGGTGGGGCGGTGGTAGGGGTGGCCTTTTACTTCCTCCGACCCCTGAAGGCCGAGAGGGTAGCCCTGGAAGCCCTCGCCCGCCCTAGCCTCACCCTGCGGGAAGCCCCCTACGGCCTGGAGCTCGTCCCCAAGGCCTCCAAGGCCCTTTTGGCCTTCTACCCCGGTGCCCGGGTGGAGCCTTTGGCCTACGCCCCGGTCCTGGCCCCCGTGGCGGAGGCTGGGTACCTGGTGGTCCTCCTGAAGGTGCCCTCCGGCATCGCCCTCCTGGGAAAGGAGCGGGCTCTGGAGGCGCAGGCCGCCCACCCTAACCTCCCCCTGGTGGTGGGGGGGCACAGCCTGGGCGGCGTGGCGGCGGCGGAGGTGGCCGCCCGGGAAGGGCTTCCCCTGGTCCTCTTCGCCAGCTACCCCGAGGCCGACCTCTCCGGGCAGAGCCTCCCCACCCTGGCCCTCTACGGCACGGAGGACGGCCTCCTCCCCCCGGAGGAAGCCCGGGAAAAGGCCAAGCGCCTCCCCCGGGGAGCCCGGGTGGTCTTCCTGGAGGGACTGAACCACGCGGGCTTTGGGGCCTACGGCCCGCAGAAGGGGGACCGGCCTGCCACCCGACCCAGGGAGGCCCTCTGGCAGGAAATCAGCCAGGAGGTCCTTCTCTTCCTGGAGGGCCTGGGGTGGGACACCCCGCCCCCGCCCCAGGCCCTACGCTAAGGATAGGGAGCACACCCACGAGCGGGTTCTGCAAGCCATGCGGGAAAACCTGGGGGAGGGCCTTCCCAAGGCCATTCCCCTCCTGGCCGAGAAAGCCCCGGGCCTCCTTTTGGAGCACGGGCGGAGCTGGACCTTCGCCATGCCGGAGAAGGGAGCCTTGGACGAAAGGACCCGCACCCTCATCCTCCTGGGCATCGCCCTGGCCACGGGTTCGGAAAGCTGCGTCAAGGCCATGAGCCACCGGGCCAAGCGCCTGGGCATTTCCAAGGAGGCCCTTCTGGAAACCCTGAAGATCGCCCGGCAGGCCCAGGCCAACGCCGTCTTGGGCCACGCCACCCCCCTTTTGGAAGTGCTATAGTGGGAAAAGCCGGGGCGGGCGCCCCCCCTCGGGAAACTTCCCCCAACAACCGAGCCCAGCTTAGCCCTTTGCCCTTCGGGGGAAGGGAAAGGAGTGGACATGAAGGACAGCTTTAAAGCCCTGAAGACCCTCGAGACCGCCAGCGGCACCTACGGCTACTTTGACCTTAGCGAGCTGGAGCGGCAGGGTGTGGCGGAGGTCAGCCGCCTACCCTTCTCCATCCGGGTCATGCTGGAAAGCCTCCTCAGAAACGAGGACGGCTACCAGGTGACCCGGGAGGACATCGAGGCCCTGGCCCGCTGGCAACCGGAGCCCGGGGAGATCAACGTGCCCCTGAAGCTGGCCCGGGTCATCCTCCAGGACTTCACCGGGGTGCCGGCGGTGGTGGACCTGGCCGCCATGCGGGATGCCGTGGCCGAGCGGGGTGGGGACCCCAAGCGCATCAACCCCGTGGTCCCCGCCGACCTGGTCATCGACCACTCGGTGCAGGTGGATGCCTTCGGCACCGCTTACGCCTTCTTCTACAACGTGGAGAAGGAGTACGAGCGGAACAAAGAGCGCTACCTGCTCCTCAAGTGGGCCCAAGGGGCCCTGGAAAACTTCCGCGTGGTACCCCCGGGCACCGGCATCGTCCACCAGGTGAACCTGGAGTACCTGGCCAAGGTGGTGATGACCAAGGAGGAAGGAGGCCTCACCCTAGCCTTCCCCGATAGCCTGGTGGGCACCGACAGCCACACCACCATGGTCAATGGCCTTGGGGTTCTGGGCTGGGGCGTGGGGGGCATCGAGGCCGAGGCGGTCATGCTGGGCCAGCCCTACTACATGCTGGCCCCCAAGGTGGTGGGCTTCAAGCTCTACGGGGAGCTTCCCGAAGGGGCCACCGCCACCGATCTGGTCCTCACCATCACCGAGATTCTCCGTAAGCACGGGGTGGTGGGCAAGTTCGTGGAGTTCTACGGCCCCGGGGTGGCCAAGCTCTCCCTGGCCGACCGGGCCACCATCGCCAACATGGCCCCCGAGTACGGGGCCACCATGGGCTTCTTCCCCGTGGACGAGGAAACCCTCAACTACCTGAGGCTGACGGGCCGCCCGGAGGAGCTCATCGCGCTGGTGGAGGCCTACACCAAGGCCAACGGGCTTTTCCGCACGCCTGAGGCAGAGGAACGGGTGCGCTACTCCGAGTACCTGGAGCTGGACCTCGCCACGGTGGAACCCTCCCTAGCCGGCCCCAAGCGGCCCCAGGACCGGGTGCCCCTCAAGGAGGTGAAGGGGAGCTTCCTGGCCCACCTCACCAAGCCGGTGAAGGAGCGGGGCTTCGGCCTCACCCAGGACCAGCTTTCCAAAAAGGTGCTGGTCAAGCGCCAGGACGAGGAGTTTGAGCTCACCCACGGCTCGGTGGTCATCGCCGCCATCACCAGCTGCACCAACACCTCCAACCCCACGGTGATGCTGGGCGCGGGGCTTTTGGCCAAGAAGGCGGTGGAGGCGGGGCTGGACACCAAGCCCTGGGTGAAGAGCTCCCTGGCCCCGGGCTCCAAGGTGGTGACCGACTACCTCGAGGCCAGCGGCCTCCTCCCCTTCCTCGAGGCCCTCCGCTTCCACGTGGTGGGCTACGGCTGCACCACCTGCATCGGCAACTCCGGCCCCCTCCCGGAGGACATCGCCCGCGCGGTGGAGGAAGGCGACCTGGTGGTGGCCGCGGTCCTCTCCGGCAACCGCAACTTTGAGGGGCGCATCAACCCCCACGTGAAGGCCAACTACCTGGCGAGCCCCATGCTGGTGGTGGCCTACGCCCTGGCGGGGCGCATGGATATCGACTTCACCAGCGAGCCCCTGGGCTTTGACCCCAACGGCAAGCCCGTCTTCCTCAGGGACATCTGGCCCTCCATGGAGGAGATCCGGGAGGCCATCGGGAAAACCTTGGATCCGGAGCTCTTCAAGAAGGAGTACAGCAAGGTCTTCGAGGGGGACGAGCGCTGGCAGGCCCTCCCCGCCCCCAAAGGGGAGCGCTACCGCTGGGATCCTGAAAGCACCTACATCCAGAACCCGCCCTTCTTCGAGGAGCTGGGCCGGCGCCAGGTGGGGGACATCCGGGGGGCCAGGGTGCTTCTGGTCCTGGGGGACTCGGTGACCACCGACCACATCTCCCCCGCCGGGGCCATCCCCGTGAAGAGCCCCGCGGGCCAGTACCTCCTGGCCAAAGGGGTTAAGCCCGAGGACTTCAACTCCTACGGCTCCCGCCGGGGGAACCACGAGGTGATGATGCGGGGCACCTTTGCCAACATCCGCATTAAGAACCTCATGCTGGATGGGG
This genomic interval carries:
- a CDS encoding efflux RND transporter permease subunit, coding for MRENPLVAFFVERFVFATAIFVGLVLVGLLLGLGLGVELLPRFSVPVVAVSTSYPGAGPEEVAEQVSKPLEDALSTLSGVDTIGSSSTEGFSLVFVQFQQGVDVDRAAVEASQKVAAARGQLPKDASAPVVQKFDPSASPILYLALEAPGKDLSQVLRYAERTLKPKLQLVQGVADIRLTGAPKRSIRVYLDPDRLQALGVAPGQVAQALSASALNLPLGSLTEGEKRLVYTLRSTPATAGEVADLLLDPSRGLRVRDVARVEERAEEPTTLNRLNGRPAVLLAVVKTPDSNAVAVADGVKRALSEIRFPQGYRAEVALDTTRFIRAAVEDTVREAFLAALAVSLVVLVFLGKLNSVFSVILAIPITLSGAILLFGVLGFTYNLISLLALTVAVGIVVDDSIVVAENIDRYRRMGFGPKEAVLKGASEVSVAVAAATLSLLAVFLPISFLPGLIGQIFQQFGLGMAAAIAVSWLEALLFLTVRLAYFPDPEPPTLKEAFRSLNLLPQDLRFAYRRGFRTPLGLLLGGMTAFLLWRQGPLYLLLLPLYPALLGLLRYLGRFLLDLAGAATRLLHGLAEAGLSRLTEAYARSLAGALRRPGLVLGIAGLAFFSIFPILPKIPFNFTPRSDTGVLTATLLLPKDTPLAVADRAARTLEAYFLTHPAVLRVVTTVGASAVGGAQVGDPSRVQLQIVLKPKGERQDIFTLTEAFNREGKALLKDFPGADLRVLAQTGPEAGDADLQFFVTSPDRALLEKRAQAITALIAEKPYVMNVKSTLEATQRERVFVPDPARLAGTGLTPADLAQALRLYLSGTQAATARRSGEEFPVVVQADPLRLGNEANLLSLPVYAPALQAFLPLGSLGRFVERPGPTLISRRNQAYAAGININLKPDAPGSFQIQRELETELREKGLLGDGVELIATGLGSFTGELARLAPLAFLLALVLNYLVIASQFNAWRYPLYLLLPVPLALVGAFWLTYLLGTGLDVISVLGVVMLIGLVTKNAILLLDFAVKRMREMPLKNALVEAARLRLRPILMTTLTVLIISLPLLLGTGEGAEYRKPLGVIILGGLLSSTLLTLFVVPAAFYAFERRRAQEPVLR
- a CDS encoding alpha/beta hydrolase, with translation MSAKKLLFLFLAAALLLGGAVVGVAFYFLRPLKAERVALEALARPSLTLREAPYGLELVPKASKALLAFYPGARVEPLAYAPVLAPVAEAGYLVVLLKVPSGIALLGKERALEAQAAHPNLPLVVGGHSLGGVAAAEVAAREGLPLVLFASYPEADLSGQSLPTLALYGTEDGLLPPEEAREKAKRLPRGARVVFLEGLNHAGFGAYGPQKGDRPATRPREALWQEISQEVLLFLEGLGWDTPPPPQALR
- a CDS encoding carboxymuconolactone decarboxylase family protein; translation: MRENLGEGLPKAIPLLAEKAPGLLLEHGRSWTFAMPEKGALDERTRTLILLGIALATGSESCVKAMSHRAKRLGISKEALLETLKIARQAQANAVLGHATPLLEVL
- the acnA gene encoding aconitate hydratase AcnA, translating into MKDSFKALKTLETASGTYGYFDLSELERQGVAEVSRLPFSIRVMLESLLRNEDGYQVTREDIEALARWQPEPGEINVPLKLARVILQDFTGVPAVVDLAAMRDAVAERGGDPKRINPVVPADLVIDHSVQVDAFGTAYAFFYNVEKEYERNKERYLLLKWAQGALENFRVVPPGTGIVHQVNLEYLAKVVMTKEEGGLTLAFPDSLVGTDSHTTMVNGLGVLGWGVGGIEAEAVMLGQPYYMLAPKVVGFKLYGELPEGATATDLVLTITEILRKHGVVGKFVEFYGPGVAKLSLADRATIANMAPEYGATMGFFPVDEETLNYLRLTGRPEELIALVEAYTKANGLFRTPEAEERVRYSEYLELDLATVEPSLAGPKRPQDRVPLKEVKGSFLAHLTKPVKERGFGLTQDQLSKKVLVKRQDEEFELTHGSVVIAAITSCTNTSNPTVMLGAGLLAKKAVEAGLDTKPWVKSSLAPGSKVVTDYLEASGLLPFLEALRFHVVGYGCTTCIGNSGPLPEDIARAVEEGDLVVAAVLSGNRNFEGRINPHVKANYLASPMLVVAYALAGRMDIDFTSEPLGFDPNGKPVFLRDIWPSMEEIREAIGKTLDPELFKKEYSKVFEGDERWQALPAPKGERYRWDPESTYIQNPPFFEELGRRQVGDIRGARVLLVLGDSVTTDHISPAGAIPVKSPAGQYLLAKGVKPEDFNSYGSRRGNHEVMMRGTFANIRIKNLMLDGVEGGYAKKLPEGEVDFVYNVAMRYKAEGTPLLVIAGKEYGTGSSRDWAAKGTYLLGVKAVLAESFERIHRSNLVGMGVLPLEFLPGENRETLGLTGYEVYDILGLEDLFPRKRVEVVARREDGSEIRFQAIARLDTKVEVDYYQNGGILQTVLLNLLKEAKAQ